In Rhodococcus sp. OK302, one genomic interval encodes:
- a CDS encoding SDR family NAD(P)-dependent oxidoreductase, with product MIDKNYYGPWAVIAGGSEGVGSAYARQLATAGINLVLLARKSGPLEETASEARALGVEVTTLELDLLDDDALDHLRAVTDPLDVGLLVFNAGAGSYASEFVSSDLAAVQRTIDLNIKSQLALTHHFGGRMKERGSGGIILMGSISGYLGTEHISFYAAAKAFGRIFAEGLWLELAPLGVHVLEVIPGATRTPALGRLGLNLDMPGLVLADPEDVAREGLEHLDQGPIWITTGHFETAQKQSGFDRSALLLEAAERFRKMSSAT from the coding sequence ATGATCGACAAGAATTACTATGGCCCCTGGGCTGTCATCGCCGGCGGATCTGAAGGTGTGGGCAGTGCATACGCCCGCCAATTAGCCACTGCCGGTATTAATCTCGTACTTCTCGCCCGCAAGAGTGGCCCACTCGAAGAGACCGCATCCGAGGCGCGCGCCCTGGGCGTCGAGGTCACGACACTCGAACTCGACCTACTGGACGACGATGCGCTCGATCACTTGCGAGCGGTCACGGACCCACTCGACGTGGGGCTGCTCGTATTCAACGCCGGCGCAGGATCATATGCCAGCGAATTCGTCAGCAGTGACCTCGCGGCTGTGCAGCGCACTATCGATCTGAACATCAAGAGCCAACTGGCCCTCACCCACCACTTCGGTGGCCGGATGAAAGAACGCGGTAGTGGCGGCATCATCCTGATGGGGTCGATCTCCGGGTACCTCGGAACCGAGCACATCAGTTTCTATGCTGCAGCAAAAGCTTTCGGAAGAATTTTTGCCGAGGGTTTGTGGCTCGAACTGGCTCCGCTCGGTGTTCACGTCCTCGAAGTAATTCCCGGCGCAACACGAACACCGGCGTTGGGCCGTCTGGGATTGAATCTCGACATGCCGGGCTTGGTCCTGGCAGATCCCGAAGACGTAGCCCGCGAAGGCCTCGAGCACCTCGATCAGGGCCCGATCTGGATTACCACCGGCCACTTCGAGACGGCACAGAAGCAAAGCGGCTTCGACCGCAGCGCACTGCTTCTCGAAGCTGCCGAGCGATTCCGAAAGATGTCGTCAGCGACATAA
- a CDS encoding alpha-hydroxy-acid oxidizing protein has protein sequence MDTAVLSSHRQRRNRSRCHGRKHTVKPAGRHLPTGMTGLIHWRSECATVRAAECVGMRAVISTTSSYTVEEIADATSENHFFRLYPWTSVRTGERR, from the coding sequence GTGGACACTGCAGTCTTGAGTTCTCACCGGCAAAGAAGGAACCGATCTCGCTGTCACGGTAGGAAACACACCGTTAAGCCTGCCGGTCGTCATCTCCCCACTGGCATGACCGGACTGATCCACTGGCGGAGTGAGTGCGCGACTGTCCGGGCCGCCGAGTGTGTGGGAATGCGCGCCGTCATCTCGACTACCTCGAGCTACACAGTCGAAGAGATAGCGGACGCAACGAGCGAGAACCACTTCTTCCGGCTTTATCCGTGGACAAGCGTCCGTACCGGCGAAAGAAGGTGA
- a CDS encoding ABC transporter substrate-binding protein, with amino-acid sequence MRSKREQRWLSVAAVAAAGAVALTGCGSPSAAVGGAAAGTGSQGSTGEVDTNATMRVGATVATSLDPVAAPEAVRTLMSTWPVYDRLLQVTEDGQYAPMLATEWTFSDNGSTLDLKLREGVTFTDGTPFNGDAVKANIDRYRAATGSASATATAAISSVDVVAPNEVKLRLSRPTTTILNTIAIPIGGAMISPKALGNADLATKPVGTGAYVLESFEPGQKITYKRRSDGNIWDTNAGKPAEVQIGAYAPDASNNAIRTGQLDVAQAGGGTTQLQSEIDSGKVIVRRQPTASTVSGMFLNSTIPALANIKVRQAINTALDRESLVAAFGEGQAARVQPFPSTLPGFYEAGEKSYAYDVDAAKKLLAEAGYPNGLDLGEFLVANNGRMPAQAQAIQAGLAEIGIQIGLRSVDILQLTTEYSKSNAPGMFTYMTSASLDPSAWFTWLYTSPLTLPGGTPEAMKPLLVGVDDSSLSDTERKAKAEAVNKFSVENALYAPLMQGVTGMLITPKVGGTGTGNLPFTPFGVSDLRNVYITK; translated from the coding sequence ATGAGATCGAAACGTGAACAGCGTTGGCTGTCTGTGGCGGCCGTCGCGGCTGCAGGAGCGGTGGCCTTGACCGGCTGTGGCAGCCCGAGTGCGGCTGTCGGAGGCGCAGCGGCCGGCACGGGAAGTCAAGGCAGCACCGGCGAAGTAGATACCAACGCCACGATGCGCGTCGGGGCGACTGTCGCGACGTCGCTCGATCCGGTCGCCGCCCCCGAGGCGGTGCGGACCCTGATGTCGACATGGCCCGTCTACGACCGACTTCTCCAAGTCACCGAAGACGGCCAGTATGCCCCGATGCTCGCCACCGAGTGGACCTTCTCGGACAACGGGTCAACGCTGGATCTGAAACTGCGAGAAGGTGTTACGTTCACCGACGGCACACCGTTCAACGGTGACGCCGTCAAGGCCAACATCGACCGGTACCGGGCGGCAACAGGATCTGCCTCCGCAACCGCGACCGCAGCCATCAGTTCGGTAGACGTAGTGGCGCCCAACGAAGTGAAGCTTCGATTGAGCCGCCCCACCACTACCATCCTCAACACCATCGCCATCCCGATCGGTGGCGCGATGATCAGTCCCAAGGCGCTCGGAAACGCTGATCTCGCTACAAAACCGGTTGGCACCGGTGCGTACGTCCTCGAATCATTCGAGCCCGGACAGAAGATCACCTACAAGCGGCGCTCCGACGGGAATATCTGGGATACCAATGCCGGAAAACCCGCAGAAGTACAGATCGGTGCCTACGCGCCCGATGCCAGCAACAACGCCATTCGCACCGGACAGTTGGACGTAGCGCAAGCCGGCGGCGGCACCACGCAACTGCAGAGTGAGATCGACTCGGGCAAGGTGATCGTCCGACGCCAACCGACTGCCTCGACGGTTTCCGGAATGTTCTTGAACAGCACGATTCCCGCGCTGGCCAACATCAAGGTCCGTCAGGCTATCAACACTGCCCTCGATCGGGAGTCTTTGGTGGCGGCGTTCGGCGAAGGCCAGGCAGCACGTGTGCAACCCTTCCCGAGCACTTTGCCCGGGTTCTACGAGGCCGGCGAAAAGTCCTACGCCTACGACGTCGACGCAGCCAAAAAGCTACTCGCAGAGGCCGGCTACCCGAACGGGCTGGACCTCGGCGAGTTCCTGGTAGCCAACAACGGCAGGATGCCGGCCCAGGCTCAGGCCATCCAGGCCGGATTGGCAGAGATCGGCATCCAGATCGGACTGCGCTCGGTCGATATCCTGCAGTTGACCACTGAATACAGCAAGTCCAACGCACCCGGCATGTTCACGTACATGACCTCCGCGTCTCTTGATCCTTCCGCCTGGTTCACCTGGCTCTACACCAGCCCGCTCACCCTTCCCGGTGGCACTCCCGAAGCCATGAAACCGCTCCTTGTCGGCGTCGATGACTCTTCACTCTCGGACACCGAACGCAAGGCGAAAGCTGAAGCCGTGAACAAGTTCTCGGTCGAGAACGCCCTCTATGCACCGCTGATGCAGGGCGTCACGGGAATGCTCATCACCCCGAAGGTCGGCGGAACCGGCACGGGCAATCTTCCTTTCACTCCCTTCGGAGTCAGTGATCTCAGAAACGTGTACATCACCAAGTAG
- a CDS encoding phosphotransferase family protein, which yields MTDRSTATRTTATLGIDRLAVTAWFERSVPNALAPFSFEQIAGGRSNLTYLVTDTSGTRWVLRRPPLGKIVATAHDVVREAGILSRLSDTGVPVPTVVGVCTDLEINGSPFFVMEFLDGEILRDSDAVEAFLPPTERRALGNSLVDTLARLHSLDPAAHGWSQRSTSGGYVERQLSRWSASWEGDRVRVLEDISRTRDALSRRTPPQLRSSVVHGDYRLDNALMGTQGQVLGVLDWELSTVGDPLADLGQFLMYWAQPGDEVTALETPPTFAAGLPTRDELADRYLTATGMPGDDLEYYLAFNWWKTACIVEGVYTRVSRGSMGRTDRTPESFGVQAQRLAAQAWSCAQNLA from the coding sequence ATGACCGATAGATCCACTGCTACCAGAACCACGGCCACGCTCGGTATCGACCGTCTCGCGGTCACCGCCTGGTTCGAGCGCTCAGTCCCGAATGCTCTCGCTCCGTTCAGCTTCGAACAGATAGCCGGGGGCCGGTCAAATCTGACGTACCTGGTCACCGACACCTCGGGTACTCGTTGGGTACTCCGCCGACCCCCGTTGGGAAAGATCGTGGCCACCGCTCACGACGTCGTCCGCGAGGCAGGCATCTTGTCTCGACTCTCAGATACCGGGGTTCCGGTTCCAACGGTCGTCGGTGTCTGTACCGATCTCGAGATCAACGGATCTCCATTTTTCGTCATGGAATTCCTGGACGGAGAAATCCTGCGGGACTCGGACGCGGTGGAGGCTTTCCTCCCTCCCACCGAACGCCGCGCACTTGGCAATTCGCTCGTCGACACTCTCGCGCGCCTGCACTCGTTGGACCCCGCGGCTCACGGTTGGTCGCAGCGCTCGACATCGGGAGGGTATGTCGAACGGCAACTCTCACGCTGGTCCGCCAGTTGGGAAGGAGATCGTGTGCGAGTCCTCGAGGACATCAGTCGCACCCGTGACGCATTGAGTCGCCGGACCCCACCCCAATTACGCTCGAGCGTCGTACACGGTGACTATCGCCTCGACAACGCTCTGATGGGCACACAGGGCCAGGTGCTCGGAGTGCTCGACTGGGAACTGTCGACAGTCGGTGACCCACTGGCGGACCTGGGGCAGTTCTTGATGTACTGGGCGCAACCTGGCGACGAGGTAACCGCGCTCGAGACGCCCCCGACGTTCGCAGCCGGTCTACCCACCCGAGACGAACTGGCTGATCGCTACTTGACCGCCACCGGTATGCCTGGCGACGACTTGGAGTATTACCTGGCATTCAACTGGTGGAAAACGGCCTGCATCGTCGAAGGCGTCTACACCCGCGTATCCCGCGGATCGATGGGTCGCACCGACCGCACCCCCGAATCGTTCGGTGTCCAGGCACAGCGTCTGGCTGCACAGGCCTGGTCGTGCGCACAGAACCTCGCGTGA
- a CDS encoding TetR/AcrR family transcriptional regulator, producing the protein MEWSERHDLILGQAASLFATKGIAGTPVRDIADGVGILSGSLYHYFESKDAIAYMIVSRYLDDLTARYEAITDADPRDRLTSIVHASLAASVAHPHASEIYQNNSEYLRKLPGNNTIRSAARTTKTTWMDAIASGIEAGQLRADLPADVIYGLMRDAVWLSLRWFSPTKNYSIEQFGDTLISVFLEGIEPQK; encoded by the coding sequence ATGGAGTGGTCTGAGCGCCACGACCTGATTCTCGGGCAGGCAGCATCGCTGTTTGCCACCAAGGGAATCGCAGGCACCCCGGTGCGGGATATCGCCGACGGAGTCGGCATCCTCTCCGGCAGCCTTTATCACTACTTCGAATCCAAGGATGCAATCGCGTACATGATCGTGTCGAGGTATCTCGACGATCTGACTGCTCGATACGAAGCGATTACCGACGCCGATCCGCGGGATCGGCTTACCTCGATCGTCCACGCCTCGCTGGCCGCAAGCGTTGCGCACCCGCATGCCTCGGAGATCTATCAGAACAACTCCGAATATCTTCGAAAACTTCCGGGGAACAACACTATTCGATCGGCAGCCCGCACCACCAAGACAACGTGGATGGATGCGATCGCCTCCGGAATCGAAGCCGGACAGCTTCGCGCGGATCTACCCGCAGACGTGATCTACGGATTGATGCGCGACGCGGTCTGGTTGTCGCTGCGGTGGTTCTCCCCCACCAAGAACTATTCGATCGAACAGTTCGGCGATACCTTGATCTCGGTCTTCCTCGAAGGCATCGAACCACAAAAATAG
- a CDS encoding SDR family NAD(P)-dependent oxidoreductase, translating to MGRKLSNKIAVITGAGSGIGRASAIRFAADGATVVVSDINGDSATATADLITDAGGKATAVTTDVTDAEAVSSLVTGTVESYGRLDILYSNAGGQQPKPTLEVTPAAFANTVVLNLNSMYYGISAALPFMLEQKSGVFLSTTSGAGIGAVPGLAAYGAAKAGMISLTRSIAVEYGALGIRANVISPGSMDTPGLHRWLETHPDGPEAYAAQIPSGRLGTAEDIASVASFLVSDESAYINGTLVPVDGAAHSRLSIPRF from the coding sequence ATGGGCAGAAAGCTCAGCAACAAAATTGCTGTTATCACCGGCGCCGGCAGCGGCATCGGACGGGCATCTGCGATACGGTTCGCTGCCGACGGAGCAACCGTCGTGGTCAGCGATATCAACGGCGATTCTGCGACTGCCACAGCTGATCTGATCACCGACGCCGGCGGCAAAGCTACAGCCGTCACGACAGACGTCACCGACGCCGAGGCTGTTTCATCCCTCGTGACCGGTACCGTCGAGAGCTACGGACGGCTCGATATCCTCTACAGCAATGCCGGTGGGCAGCAACCCAAACCCACCCTCGAGGTCACTCCCGCCGCCTTCGCCAATACTGTTGTGCTCAACCTGAATTCCATGTACTACGGAATATCAGCTGCACTGCCATTCATGCTCGAACAGAAATCAGGAGTATTCCTCTCGACGACCTCGGGAGCAGGCATCGGAGCGGTCCCCGGCCTGGCCGCATACGGAGCAGCCAAAGCCGGGATGATCAGCCTCACCCGAAGTATCGCAGTCGAATACGGGGCCTTGGGCATTCGCGCAAACGTGATCTCACCCGGATCAATGGACACCCCCGGTCTACATCGATGGCTCGAAACCCATCCCGACGGTCCCGAAGCCTATGCGGCGCAGATCCCGTCAGGGCGCCTGGGCACTGCCGAGGATATCGCGTCGGTAGCGTCATTTCTGGTGAGCGACGAGTCCGCGTACATCAACGGCACTCTGGTTCCGGTAGACGGAGCCGCCCACTCCAGGCTCAGCATCCCCCGCTTCTGA